A region of the Salvia splendens isolate huo1 chromosome 11, SspV2, whole genome shotgun sequence genome:
AAcggtgctcttgccaacgagcacggatgtgggcccggccccacttttctgtctgctcttaggcaagagcacaacacccacatccgtgctcttctgcaaggacgagcacaagggtcccaccattccattattcaatttaaataaaaacatttccacaaaattaaaatacattaaaaatacccggaataatattacaaaatacattaaaaattaaaattacataattaaaatcctaaaaaataaaaattatataattaaaatcctaaaaattaaaaattacataattaaactcctaatcaataaaaaatacataattcaactcctaaaataaaaaaaccactactcgtggccgaatttcgcccaaatgtgtttgattaggtcttcttgtagctcaacgtgggttcgagtatcgcgcattgtgtgccttatTTCGTTcatctcacccaccgtcgtatgcacacctcggcgtgggggagacctcgcgcttgagcttcctgcttcatcctcgtcgtaaaagctagccgccctcggtccttcgtcggttatagccgagacggggccatcacaatgttgaatcgggtttgaaggaccccaaaggctctttcgacgtctttccgcgcggactcttgacgctgcgcaaaaagaacccgtctcgggtcttgcgggttgctgagcgtcttcacgaaagtcgaccaccttgggtagataccatcggcgagatagtaacccatgtggtatacattttcgttgacggtgaagtcgatcgtcggtgctacaccattcaacacatcattgatgaggggtgaagaatagagcacgttcaagtcgttgttggatccggcaagaccgaaatatgcatgtcaaatccataggcggtagtcggcgatcgcttcaaggataagtgttgggccgcctcctttgtggccgcttaagtgttgccccctccaagcagtcgagcaattcttccaccttcaatgcatgcagtcaatgctgccaagcataccaggaaagccatggactgtttcgtgaagacgaagcaaccgttggtagtcatcggtggtgggtgtctgaaggaattcatcaccgaaagctctACGAatgccctcgcaaaaatttttaagacaaaggattccagtggactcaccgacatgcaaatactcgtcgaagaggtcggccgtttgcccagtagcgagttgtcggatggcacacgtacacttctgcaacgccgagagactttacCGACCGGCTACAtttggacctgtttggaagaattcaacacgggcggacaatgtgttgacaatacgcataaacaagcgctttgacatgcgaaaacggagcctaaagtaatcttccggaaaccgcggcgggtcggcaaaatagtcggcaacgagtcTTTCGTGGgatccctcccggtcacgatggatatAGCGGCgggttgatctagttggttgaggaggatgggcgggggtattcgctgcgacatatgcttcataagcagCACGATGTTGTCCGttgtattcttgttcttcgcgctccgcttccgcaatgagatgggtgaaatccatttgaggttttgagtgagagatgaggTGTAGATattaagttgtatgaaaaatatgaatgagaggtgaatgagagatgatttgatgtgaaaaatggatgatgaatgtgtgtatttatagatgattttggggaaaaaaataaaaaaatacagaaaaacgggcaaaaaagcagccattttttgggattgggaaatttttatttattttttattttttttttatttttaaaaaaataaaaaaatgattttccaacggatatgcGGCCAATCACACgatgccacgtcgcctgctcgctggcacggacgtgctcgatgcatcgagcagcgcgtgccagcggcaagagcgcagctcctccgcgccgctggcacggacggacggatgAGCACATGCTCtcagttgtggatgctctaaagtagTAATCAGATTGATTGATGAATGATGATCAGTGATTAACTACAAATTATGAAGATCTAGGTTTTAGGTGATGACCAACGTTTTCAAACCATAAAAATGTCATCTAAAAGTCCAAAAGCATTGGAACACTAAAATACTAGCATCAAATCTATTTTTATCGTTTGCACTATCACATCTTTCTAGCAAGGTTTATGGTCGTTCATACAAAGCATTGGAATGCTTCGTGCATGCGATGCAATCCTCTTCCTCGATCGcttttgtcacgcccgcattttctaaggatagaaaacgcagttaatcgcgactaggggaggattaaagaagtagggaagaaaggggaaaacagcacaactcgaccatagctctaAATAAATGGGAATAGCTTAAAGGGataatatctcaacaatacatgaactcaaagaaacaacattcagcggaagcattaagagaagaataatattatgtatgaagacataatatattcggaACATTTAAAAGCAAACACAAATCTTCACCAGCTCtcctcaacacccaccgcgctcgtcacaactcaacctgcacattttaaaaagaaatgcagggctgagtacttgatgcactcagtggactcatgctgaaaacattttataaaaaaaggtATTTATTatgccattaacgagtgacctcggggttttaactttgaaatgGCTCGAGTCACTAAAACATCTCACCAACATCATTatcatcaacctcaacatcatcaacatcaccataccatatctgaacatacatgacaaggaatgtggccacattccaagccactagaccggccaactcaaagagatagcgcacgatctacgggatgtacactagtctgagtagggactcactccctagtcagacccgaattcgattaaccatacatggaaaaagccacttcagatagatcacatagcaacacaaaaatatggcatgataaacatatttcgcaaaaataaatatacttaggacatagtccttatttaaaagaaagctcacctcgtttGTTTAATTTTCCTGAATTTGAATTCCTTACTTCGACTTCAATTTTGTTCGGAGAGAAATTTCTTCCTTGAATCCATGCTTCTCTTTCCTTTCATTTATTTTCAAGGCCGCCCGATCTTCCCATCTCCATCGACCTAACAATAGAAGTTAATCTTCAACTCATTCTTTAATTCTTTTGTCCCAAACTCCtccaaattaatattatgaCCCAAAGCGAAAATAATGATCAACCCCAAACATTTGAAGAAGTTGTCCAAGAGGAATCAAGCTCCAGATTGTTGTCACTTAATAAGTAAGCAATCCATTacttcaacaattaaataaaatccaactgaCTCATTAttcatttgattaaattttgtcTAACTCCTTAACACTCCCACGTCTCCTCAAATCTGAAATCTGAAATCTCCATTCCCATCTCTCTTTTGCACCTCCTCTGTCTTCTCTTTCGGTGGCGCCGCTGCTCTCCTTTTCACGACGGTGCAGCGCCAATCTCTTCCCCTGATCTTTCTCTCCCAAATCCTCCGCCTCCAAGCAGTCTCAAATTCCTCTGATATCTCTCTGTCGAACTCCtgtctcttcctctcctccgcCCTCTCTCATCGCCACTCCTCCGCCGAAGTCTGGCTGTCATAGTTTCCGGCCTGATGTCACCGCCGTTCAGCCGAGCAGCCGTGCCTGCTGCTACTGAGTTCAGCCCGGTGATGTCCGCCGCCATCGCCACACAGTCGCCGCTTTGAGCAGCCGCTGCTGTTCACACACCGGATGCCAGCGCTGCTCCCTCAACCGACATCTCCCTTCATCTTCACTTGTTGTCGTCGGAAAAACACAGCACCACTGCCGCCAATGTCGCGACGCAGCAGGAGCTGCTGCAGTCACAATGCAGTTGAAGCCTCCGGCGTCCTCCGTCTCCCTCGCGCAGTTTCACGCCGTCGTCTCCAGCCATCACTGGACAGCCCCGGTTCGCGGCCGCTGACTGTTCCAGTGAACAGACAGCAACTCTCTGTTTCTCCCAGTCTCGGTATTTCctatagtatttcatttctttggTATTGAATGAAAGAAATTGTGAAAATTGTGGAAACTGATTTCATCGTGGAGTTGAAGGAGATATAAGGATTTACTTTGTTTGTTGGAGATTTTTAAGGTAGCGGGGATGTTAATATAACTGTGTGATGTTGCAATATAGAAGGATTTGAAGTGctgcaaattaaaataaaagtgacTCCATTTAAAAAGGAACAATTAGActagaaaagaaatataattGTTTTTGcccaaaatatatatattaattttctcATCGTCAAtattgttggcaattgaaacataaaaaatgaatataataatatctcacatcggtgtacacaaagagcttaatccattatataagtctcatgagcctctcctcttatcaccaattggtttaaagatggaacccatggatttctatcatggtatcagagcgggtcgccgactgtgggtcatatttaactgacctagcagtatatctgggctgaaaccgaaaaaaatgactgactcagcagtataactgggctgaaaatttgggccagtggtccaaccgatcgaaaaaagattgggccgattgtccaatcgatcataaaaaagtccaacccctccaagattcaccttgaagggtttgagggagggtgttggcaattgaaacataaaaaatgaatataataatatcacatatcggtgtacacaaagagcttaatccactatttaagtctcatgggcctctcctcttatcaccaattggttttaagatggaacccatggatttctatcaaatATTACATGTCTCGTTTCTTCGGCTTCATCTTTCCTATCGGTCTTAAATTGAGTCTCTCAAACGTACAAAGAACTTGagctttaaaaaaatcaattgagCAAAAGTATAAAAGTAGGAAAAGTCGGGCCTTGGCTTCCAGTACTTCCCCTTTTCAACTTTAACATAATTGAGAtgaaattacatacttaaataATTAAGACCAATCCTTTCCAACTTTAAATTCATTGGCTTTGTAAATACGCTACTCTATTGAAATCGACCAAGTATGGGCCCAATAAACAAAGAAGGGAACGTTGAAAATTAAGTGAAGCCCAATAACAGAAATAGGTCGTGAACCAATTATCTTACGTACAACTCAAATTAAAGCAACAATCATGTTTAGAAATCAAGgattaaaaacattaaaaaaaattacaattttgaGATTATTGATTTGAATGAGAAATGAACTAGTTGATGGCGCTGCACCTCCTCCTTATGATACCATTCTTTCCTAGGAGGATCTCAATCTCTCCCATCTTCTTCATTGCTTTCGCTAAATCAGCTGCAAACACTCGCGGTTTCTTTGTATATTCCGACACGATGGCGGCCACTGAAAAGCACTTGGTCCGACTGCAGAAGTCCCTTCCGTTCAACCAAGTTCTTGAAGTACTTGTTGTCCAACAAATCTGGCGTCTCCACATCCAGCGCCGCCAAGTTGCCGTCGCCACCGTTTCGGGGGCAGCGCCGCCTTCTCGTGGTAGCAAATCCAACATCCACGTCTGAGCCATTGCTGTATATTCTTTCGCGGAATAAGAAGCACTGAGCTTGCCCTATCGTGTGGGCCCCTGCATAAAGTACGAGagaaagatataaaaaaaatagtaataataaattgGGCCGATTAGACTAATTTTGGTGAATGAACATAATTGGAAtgatgagactatttttttttggaaaggtaagtacattaattaattagtctcCCAAGATAGTGCAACCATGTCTCTAGCGTTAAGACCTTTAATGGCGAATGCAAGAATGAGCTCGTTGGGATCAACGAAAGGGCTAGGAAGATCAGTCTCTGCTTgtgacttgttggccgtagtCGAGTCCCTTCTTCCCAACCACACATTCCACCACGGCCCGCCAACCTGCACAACTCTCTCTCGATGTCATTTTGAGCTGAGGAATCTTGTGCGTCTAACTTAATTACTATCTCCGTCCATAAGAAATAATCTTGATTGTGAACAACACAAATGACATAAGTTTTCATGCAAATTTGGTATAATACGAAgtagatagaaagaaaaagtgactTAAGTGTTTTAGTGGAAAATAAGATCAACCtcatcaaaaaaaaattaataataataatagtactacaaCTAGATAGAGACTAATTTTTGTAgacaaaccaaaataaaaaaaaaacaaaactattttttatggatgggCTGTATACTTACGGCGACAGAGGCGTGCCATGCGGCTAGGGTGAGTATGTCGGCGCACGAGACAACGCCGGGGCAGGCGCGCTCGATCTCACGCTTCACGGCCTCAATCACGTCGTATCCTCTAACGGAGTTAGCGTTGGGGATGGCCCCCTTCTCGCTCTGGATAGTAACGGTCTCATCGAGCAAGATGGAAGCATCGCATCCCTGAACGAAGCAGTCGTGGAAGTGGAGGCGGATGAGGGACGCCGCCATGCGCGGCTTTGCGGGAGACCGCTTTCTCGATGGATTTGCGGATTATGGCGGCGGCGTCCGGACATCTTCTGTCGTAGAACTTGGTGGATAGTTTTGCTTCGCATGCAATACTATTGATCAATAGTATTAaatgtatgatatatataagtTTGAAAAATATCTTCATGTTTAAAGATTTCAAGAGTATATAATGTTGATTTTGAAGATGGTGTTTCGCATATACTTATATAGAAGAAATGGTCCAGTGTTAAAATTCCATCAATATTGACGCATCTATCACGAAtcttttcaaaaattattttttaacacGGACTTAAAACTTGGTACtatataatatcacgaacttatATAACTGTAGCATTTTATCACCAGCAACAAAATACGACTACATTAAAATGAGATAGATAATCATATCTGCATTTTAGGGACTTTGTAATCACATGATAATCAATAATCATATCCAAATGCAACAATTCgtgatattatatgtcaagtttaaaatttgtgtaaaaaaagaaattttagaaaattttatgatattaatattatagCTTAGCCGCCAATACACCTAAAAATATTATAGCTTAGCGAATTGATACTTGATTAAGGTCGCTATTGGCTACCAGAACGTGTTTCATGCTAATAAAAAATACTTTTGAGAGATAATTTatgaaaaacaaattaaaagattatattttgttttccccactatatatttttatattcttgTAGTTTACTAGTTTTGCCACGTTTGATTCTGATTCAGTTAGAGTTTTGCATTTTTGATATATAGTATGATGTATAGTCAATAATTGATGTgagtaattttttatattaaagaAATTCCTTAGAGACTGACAGCTCTAAATTCATTTATATTATGTTAGTGggttttaattattaaatgatTGGCGTTTATTCCCTGGCTCCTTTTCGCATAGAAACATGCATAATTGCATATTATGACGCTCAGCATATATTTACGcagtaaaataattaaagaatcATGGGCTCCATGCATAgttttaatttgaattaaacAGACAGAAAAGTTCATCTTATAACCACTTCCATTTTTTAAACGATACCGACAATCTTATCTTATGATTAAAATCTAACCAGATAAGTTGATTCAATCCAACATGGAAATTTCAACTTTCAAGGCTTCAAATTAAACAAAGATAATAGCtgcttttttcttttcttttctttttctgaatAATGATACGATAGTGCACCCTTTAAAAATTCCAGTACATATATTCTTCCCTAAAGAATCACTTACATGTGAATATATGATTTAATTAAGTCAAAACGATTATTTTGATAGAAATTTGGTATAAACTAAGCCCAAAACCATTCTATTGTAAGCCAGATAATTTGTTATTCAGGCCTAAAGTTATTGAGCCCAGGTGAGTATAATCTGACCCCAGCTTTTTGGCATATgaagtttttttgttttttcaagACTCAAACTACTTCTAATATTTTTCATACATTTTTTTCAACACACCCATATTGATGATTGATGTGGCTTGAGTCAAGTTATAAATCAGCTACGACTACAAAGATATTAGCAGTAAAATGAGAATGAAACAAGCTATTCGAACAAGTGGGAGATGGCCAAATACATCCATCAACAAGGAACACACTATTAAAAAGCAGTGGACAATTTCTCCAAGTTCATTTTTAAAGAGCACATCACATTCTATATTGCAACCATTTCCCCAATGGGACCTGCATTTTTCATCGAGTGAAACAGAAGATAACCGCTTCTTCTACGTATCTGAGACACGCATCTGGCAGGGCTACGTTcagatgagttttttttttcaagcaGCAATGAAAGGCAGGAGGTGTCATTCTGCAACTTTTATACCTGTTAGGTAGACTTGAGACTGGATGATGCTACCACCTATCCAGAATCCTGGCATTACCATCACACCGACCTTGGGCTTCTCATCGCCATCCTCTACAACAAAATCTTTCACAACACTATCCATATAAACCTCTGAAAACTCATTGCCCCTCTTTACTTGAAAAATCTTAACTGGAGGATCAAATGAATGCACCAACCGGTGCAAAAGCCAGATCATTTTAGCTAATTTCAGAAAAGCCTGGTACAAGGCCGTCCTTGGATGCCCTCCACCCACTATGTAGTTCCGTTGGTCTAAGTTACCAAAAAATGATGCTTCCATCTTTTGATGGACAACATCAAGGTATTTCCTCTGGCAAAACTTTCCAAACATTGAATCTGGATTCTGTCCCACAGCATCAAGTGGATCCATTTCTCTCAAACTAAGATACTCCTGATATAAACTTTCTTTCGTCTCAGCCTGGTTATCTGGTTTCATACCAAAACACTCATCCTGGAACCCAATGAACATTATCTGGCATATATGAGACTCAAAAGCATATTTTTTGTGAGCCCTTTTTGCATACACAATGTTTGGTTCAATGGAATTTGCTGCGGCATCAAGATCCCACCCAGCTGCTTTCATCATGTTGATTAAGGGCTTGGAGAAGTCATGAATGG
Encoded here:
- the LOC121754046 gene encoding protein GRAVITROPIC IN THE LIGHT 1-like, coding for MRHSGAKDTQVRESSYQKVHPQPMEEATNQSPEAMEALVSRIFTNISSLKSAYIQLQAAHTPYYPDKIQAADKLVISELKNLSELKHFYREHNPKPVCVSPQDSRLAAEIQEQQSLLKTYEVMVKNFQSEIQNKDSEIVQLEQQIQDSSQKRVKLEKNLKLRGLSTKESEGSHGEMGQFSVDLSPELFISAVEAASRAIHDFSKPLINMMKAAGWDLDAAANSIEPNIVYAKRAHKKYAFESHICQIMFIGFQDECFGMKPDNQAETKESLYQEYLSLREMDPLDAVGQNPDSMFGKFCQRKYLDVVHQKMEASFFGNLDQRNYIVGGGHPRTALYQAFLKLAKMIWLLHRLVHSFDPPVKIFQVKRGNEFSEVYMDSVVKDFVVEDGDEKPKVGVMVMPGFWIGGSIIQSQVYLTGIKVAE